One genomic window of Microbispora sp. ZYX-F-249 includes the following:
- a CDS encoding YjbQ family protein: MTKECADFARECGGDGLLHVFVPHATAGVALLELGSGSDEDLLAALGDLLPADDRWRHAHGSRGHGRSHVMPAFIPPYATVPVLGGRLALGTWQSVALIDLNVDNPDRRVRLSFLTD; the protein is encoded by the coding sequence ATGACGAAGGAGTGCGCCGATTTCGCGCGCGAGTGCGGGGGAGACGGGCTGCTGCACGTCTTCGTCCCGCACGCGACGGCGGGCGTGGCACTGCTGGAGCTCGGCTCCGGCAGCGACGAGGACCTGCTCGCCGCTCTGGGCGACCTGCTGCCGGCGGACGACCGGTGGCGGCATGCGCACGGCTCCCGTGGGCACGGGAGGTCGCATGTCATGCCCGCCTTCATTCCGCCGTACGCCACCGTTCCCGTCCTCGGAGGCAGGCTGGCGCTGGGGACCTGGCAGTCGGTCGCCCTGATCGACCTCAACGTCGACAACCCCGACAGGCGTGTACGTTTGTCGTTTTTGACCGATTAA
- a CDS encoding DUF3052 domain-containing protein, with protein MSATAGQAQDERGLAERLGLKAGQVVQEVGWDEDCDEALRQSIEELTGNELVDEDYDDVVDVVLLWWRDGDGDLFDALSDAMTALADGGQIWLLTPKAGRDGHVEPSDIGEDAATAGLSQTSSVSAARDWSGTRLVAPKARR; from the coding sequence GTGAGCGCGACCGCGGGTCAGGCGCAGGACGAGCGCGGCCTGGCCGAACGACTCGGCCTCAAAGCCGGTCAGGTGGTGCAGGAGGTCGGCTGGGACGAGGACTGCGACGAGGCGCTGCGCCAGTCCATCGAGGAGCTGACCGGCAACGAGCTGGTGGACGAGGACTACGACGACGTCGTCGACGTGGTGCTGCTCTGGTGGCGTGACGGCGACGGCGACCTCTTTGACGCCCTGAGCGACGCGATGACCGCTCTCGCCGACGGAGGCCAGATCTGGCTGCTGACCCCCAAGGCGGGGCGTGACGGCCACGTGGAGCCCAGCGACATCGGTGAGGACGCGGCGACCGCGGGCCTGTCGCAGACGAGCAGCGTGAGCGCCGCCAGGGACTGGTCGGGCACGAGGCTCGTCGCCCCGAAGGCCCGCCGCTGA
- a CDS encoding peroxiredoxin yields MAIEVGQRAPDFALKDQHGVPVRLSGLRGRTVLLVFYPLSFSPVCHGELAAIRDELAGSLPPHVQLLAVSVDSMFSQRAWADQEGFSFPLLSDFWPHGEVARAYGVLDEDRGLALRGTFVIDGEGVVRWKVVNPIGSARDLDEYRKALAEI; encoded by the coding sequence ATGGCGATAGAGGTCGGGCAGCGGGCTCCGGATTTCGCGCTCAAGGACCAGCACGGTGTTCCCGTGCGTCTTTCCGGCCTGCGGGGCAGGACGGTCCTGCTCGTCTTCTATCCCCTGTCCTTCAGCCCCGTCTGCCACGGCGAGCTCGCGGCGATCCGCGACGAGCTGGCCGGCTCCCTGCCTCCGCATGTCCAGTTGCTGGCGGTGTCGGTCGACTCGATGTTCAGCCAGCGTGCCTGGGCCGACCAGGAGGGCTTCTCGTTTCCCCTGTTGTCGGATTTCTGGCCCCACGGTGAGGTCGCCCGGGCGTACGGTGTCCTCGACGAGGACAGGGGACTCGCGCTCCGGGGCACGTTCGTCATCGACGGCGAAGGCGTCGTCCGCTGGAAGGTCGTCAACCCGATCGGTTCCGCACGCGATCTCGATGAGTACCGCAAGGCGCTCGCGGAAATCTGA
- a CDS encoding ROK family protein — MTYVVALDVGGTSMKGGLVTRGGEVTVLAGRPTGRENGPDAVVEAVRAYVGEIAGLGRSRYGTEPAGVGLAVPGIVTASTAVYSANIGWRDVPAEAFTPPGVPARLGHDVRTGGLAESVFGAGRDVADFLFLPIGTGIAGAVVLRGEPYGGAHGWGGEIGHASVWPAGEKCACGQIGCLETYASASAVARRFTARSGRTATAKEVVELASEGDPVAAEVFGEAIEALAIALASYVLVLDPALIVIGGGLAEAGPALFEPLRERLAGRLAFKEPPPLRPAALGPLAGMLGAALLGWQAAGEQDAGADWSLDVLRGGSVS; from the coding sequence GTGACGTACGTCGTCGCGCTGGATGTGGGGGGCACCTCCATGAAGGGCGGCCTCGTCACCCGCGGCGGCGAGGTCACCGTCCTCGCCGGGCGCCCCACAGGGCGCGAGAACGGTCCGGACGCGGTGGTGGAGGCCGTGCGCGCCTACGTCGGCGAGATCGCCGGCCTCGGCCGTTCCCGGTACGGCACCGAGCCCGCCGGGGTGGGCCTGGCCGTCCCGGGCATCGTCACCGCGTCCACCGCCGTCTACTCGGCCAACATCGGCTGGCGCGACGTGCCCGCCGAGGCGTTCACGCCTCCCGGCGTCCCGGCGCGGCTCGGCCACGACGTCCGTACGGGCGGCCTGGCCGAGAGCGTCTTCGGCGCGGGGCGCGACGTCGCCGACTTCCTCTTCCTGCCCATCGGCACCGGCATCGCGGGCGCGGTGGTGCTCCGCGGCGAGCCGTACGGCGGTGCGCACGGCTGGGGCGGCGAGATCGGGCACGCGTCCGTCTGGCCGGCGGGGGAGAAGTGCGCCTGCGGGCAGATCGGCTGCCTGGAGACCTACGCCTCCGCCTCGGCCGTCGCCCGGCGCTTCACGGCCCGCTCCGGCCGTACGGCGACGGCGAAGGAGGTCGTCGAGCTCGCGTCCGAGGGAGACCCGGTGGCGGCCGAGGTGTTCGGCGAGGCGATCGAGGCCCTGGCCATCGCCCTCGCGTCGTACGTGCTCGTGCTCGACCCGGCCCTGATCGTGATCGGCGGCGGCCTGGCGGAGGCCGGTCCGGCCCTGTTCGAGCCGCTGCGGGAGCGGCTGGCCGGTCGTCTGGCCTTCAAGGAGCCCCCGCCCCTGCGTCCGGCCGCCCTGGGTCCCCTGGCGGGCATGCTCGGCGCGGCGCTCCTCGGCTGGCAGGCGGCGGGCGAGCAGGACGCGGGCGCCGACTGGTCGCTCGATGTGCTGAGAGGCGGGTCGGTGTCGTAA
- a CDS encoding tyrosine-type recombinase/integrase, whose amino-acid sequence MTVRRSKGDGGLHWDEQRQRWIASVTLGYSPAGKRIVKKASGKTKTEAKAKLKEIIRDHEDGLAIAPTNYTVSDAVTYWLAHGLGGRSPSTVRMYTTFAETHILPALGARKLRDLSVEDVDSWLASKKGELSTRSLKLIHGILNRAVKSAMRRDKVKRNVVDLCEIPEGRAGRPSKALTLAQAQAILDEAAKASPRMRAYIVLSLLIGARTEELRALTWSHVVAYDEERQAWLPVDEAGWDHEEFAIHVWRSVRQKGDTKTVKSRRSLKLPRLCVDALHVLADKQTSTGSDLVFCTKTGTALTAHNVRRDFRKILDDADLPGKDWSPREMRHSFVSLLSDSGVPIEDISRLVGHRNTVVTETVYRKQIRPVLMQGAEKMDSLFEA is encoded by the coding sequence ATGACCGTCCGACGCAGCAAAGGAGACGGCGGCCTGCACTGGGACGAACAGCGGCAACGCTGGATCGCCTCGGTGACCCTGGGCTACTCCCCTGCGGGGAAGCGCATCGTGAAGAAGGCCAGCGGCAAGACCAAGACCGAAGCCAAGGCCAAGCTCAAAGAGATCATCCGTGACCATGAAGACGGGCTGGCCATCGCCCCGACCAACTACACCGTGAGCGACGCTGTCACCTACTGGCTCGCTCACGGCCTGGGTGGCCGGTCCCCCAGCACAGTCCGGATGTACACCACGTTCGCGGAGACCCACATCCTCCCGGCGCTCGGCGCGCGCAAGCTGCGTGACCTGTCCGTGGAGGACGTGGACTCCTGGCTGGCCAGCAAGAAGGGAGAACTCAGCACACGCTCGCTCAAGCTGATCCACGGCATCCTGAACCGCGCGGTCAAGAGCGCCATGCGCCGCGACAAAGTGAAACGGAACGTCGTCGATCTCTGCGAGATCCCCGAAGGACGCGCCGGTCGTCCCTCCAAGGCGCTCACCCTGGCGCAGGCTCAGGCCATCCTCGACGAGGCGGCCAAGGCCAGCCCACGCATGCGGGCGTACATCGTGCTCTCGCTGCTGATCGGCGCTCGGACCGAGGAGCTTCGCGCGCTCACCTGGTCGCATGTCGTCGCGTACGACGAAGAGCGGCAGGCGTGGTTGCCCGTTGACGAGGCCGGCTGGGACCACGAGGAGTTCGCGATCCACGTCTGGCGCTCCGTACGGCAGAAGGGCGACACCAAGACCGTCAAGTCTCGCCGATCCCTCAAGCTGCCCCGCCTCTGCGTCGACGCCCTTCACGTGCTGGCCGACAAGCAGACCTCCACTGGGTCCGATCTCGTCTTCTGCACCAAGACCGGAACGGCGCTCACCGCGCACAACGTACGGCGCGACTTCCGCAAGATCCTCGATGACGCCGATCTCCCCGGCAAGGACTGGTCGCCGCGCGAGATGCGGCACAGCTTCGTGTCGCTGCTGTCGGACTCCGGCGTCCCGATCGAGGACATCTCCCGCCTCGTCGGCCACCGCAACACGGTGGTCACCGAGACCGTCTATCGCAAGCAGATCCGCCCGGTGCTCATGCAGGGCGCGGAGAAGATGGACAGCCTCTTCGAGGCATAG
- a CDS encoding helix-turn-helix domain-containing protein: MTPPPSADRRLYRIPDAMRLLSLSRSVIYELIRSGRLRSVRQGRTRLIPASAIDDYIRLLEKEARKAS, encoded by the coding sequence ATGACCCCACCCCCATCCGCCGATCGGCGGCTCTACCGCATCCCCGACGCGATGCGCCTGCTCAGTCTCAGCCGCAGCGTCATCTACGAACTCATCCGCTCGGGGCGACTCCGCTCCGTCCGCCAGGGCCGTACCCGGCTCATCCCGGCCTCGGCCATCGACGACTACATCCGTCTGCTCGAAAAGGAGGCAAGGAAGGCATCATGA
- a CDS encoding replication initiator translates to MSANDEHDWMTDLVRVINAPGYDRWRSMVAATGGCAHPIHLAGESAIVDAGTGEVLHCYTTADEPGGRLLIACGNRRASVCPACSEVYRADTFHLIRAGLSGGKGVPETVSSHPRAFVTLTAPSFGPVHFHRDGRACRPRRRDKVCEHGRPVGCHARHEPRDDRLGQPICPDCYDYIGAVLWQAHAGALWHRFTLAMRQELAAQTGMSRRAFGKEVRVSFAKVAEYQRRGLVHFHAVIRLDGPAGALEPPPAWADHDLLVRAVPPAVARVRLSSPESELGQWELTWGDQLDIRPILLDEKAEGVSERAVAGYIAKYATKGAEASGTVDHRVSCPACGGRGRITLTATCGRCHGTGLKAGLHLDALPVTDHARRMIRTCWDLGGRPEFAALRLRPWAHMLGFRGHFSSKSRAYSLKLGDLRGARAQHRAAEARERHGLPALGDATTLVLGHWRLAGIGHTPGEAIMAEHIRQSVQTARAIRAEREGG, encoded by the coding sequence ATGAGCGCGAACGACGAACACGATTGGATGACCGACCTCGTTCGGGTCATCAACGCACCAGGCTATGACCGGTGGCGCTCGATGGTGGCCGCGACGGGCGGCTGTGCCCACCCCATCCACCTGGCCGGCGAGTCGGCCATCGTGGACGCGGGCACCGGCGAGGTCCTGCACTGCTACACGACAGCCGACGAGCCGGGCGGTCGCCTGCTCATCGCTTGCGGCAACCGGCGCGCCTCGGTGTGCCCGGCCTGCTCGGAGGTTTACCGGGCCGACACCTTCCACCTGATCCGCGCTGGTCTGTCAGGTGGCAAGGGAGTTCCGGAGACGGTCAGCTCCCATCCGCGGGCTTTCGTCACCCTGACCGCGCCGTCCTTCGGCCCGGTCCACTTCCACCGGGACGGACGTGCCTGTCGTCCCCGGCGGCGTGACAAGGTGTGCGAGCACGGGCGGCCGGTCGGCTGCCATGCTCGGCATGAGCCGCGGGATGACCGGCTCGGACAGCCCATCTGCCCGGACTGCTACGACTACATCGGGGCCGTCCTCTGGCAGGCACACGCGGGCGCGTTGTGGCACCGCTTCACCCTGGCCATGCGGCAAGAACTGGCCGCACAGACGGGAATGAGCCGCCGCGCCTTCGGCAAGGAGGTGCGCGTCTCGTTCGCCAAGGTCGCCGAGTATCAGCGGCGCGGCCTCGTCCACTTCCACGCGGTCATTCGTCTCGACGGCCCAGCAGGAGCCCTTGAACCCCCTCCCGCATGGGCCGATCACGACCTGCTCGTACGGGCGGTCCCACCTGCGGTCGCCCGTGTCCGTCTCTCCTCACCCGAAAGCGAACTCGGACAGTGGGAGCTGACCTGGGGCGACCAGCTCGACATCCGGCCCATCCTCCTTGACGAGAAAGCGGAAGGAGTCAGCGAACGGGCAGTGGCCGGCTACATCGCCAAGTACGCCACCAAAGGCGCGGAAGCCTCCGGCACCGTCGATCACCGCGTGTCGTGCCCGGCCTGCGGCGGTCGTGGGCGGATCACGCTGACTGCTACCTGCGGGCGCTGCCACGGAACCGGCCTCAAAGCCGGGCTCCACCTGGACGCACTGCCGGTCACCGACCACGCCCGGCGCATGATCCGCACCTGCTGGGACCTCGGCGGACGCCCGGAGTTCGCCGCCCTGCGCCTGCGACCCTGGGCTCACATGCTCGGCTTCCGGGGTCACTTCTCCAGCAAGAGCCGCGCCTACTCCCTCAAGCTCGGCGACCTGCGCGGCGCTCGCGCCCAGCACCGAGCTGCCGAAGCACGCGAACGCCACGGGCTGCCCGCCCTCGGCGACGCGACCACGCTCGTCCTCGGCCACTGGCGCCTGGCCGGGATCGGCCACACGCCTGGTGAGGCGATCATGGCCGAGCACATCCGTCAGAGTGTCCAGACCGCCCGCGCCATCAGGGCGGAGCGCGAGGGCGGATGA
- a CDS encoding GntR family transcriptional regulator: METEEKDPRWRVIATDLRAAILDGRYPPGGALPSEPELVRKYEVSRPTVRKAIDTLVSEGLAYVMRGRGSFVRPMPERRAIIITDRNRPDLAAPGNHPDVQEFGWDLAMKDVEPEAPLFTDEKISANRDVAILLGVRPGHPVIHRRSMWHRGHTARIHGASARLEINSYTNADMLPEWDDPKRYHQFRERPGFFYQSLTREHGPVRWMTLTTARIAYEDERALLGLDYAEALLIIRRTMAHANGRPIEVTEVKAPANRYEIGYHIELADDPDADLTPQELSDNGIDLVI, encoded by the coding sequence ATGGAGACCGAGGAGAAGGATCCGCGCTGGCGCGTCATCGCCACCGACCTACGCGCCGCCATCCTCGATGGCCGTTATCCGCCTGGCGGTGCGCTGCCAAGCGAGCCCGAGCTGGTCAGGAAGTACGAGGTCTCCCGCCCCACGGTTCGTAAAGCCATCGACACTCTCGTCTCCGAGGGCCTGGCCTACGTCATGCGCGGACGTGGCTCGTTCGTGCGCCCCATGCCCGAGCGGCGCGCCATCATCATCACGGACCGGAACCGGCCGGACCTGGCCGCGCCCGGCAACCATCCCGACGTGCAGGAGTTCGGCTGGGACCTGGCCATGAAGGACGTCGAGCCGGAGGCCCCGCTGTTCACCGACGAGAAGATCAGCGCGAACCGAGACGTCGCCATCTTGCTCGGCGTCCGGCCTGGACACCCGGTAATCCATCGCCGGAGCATGTGGCACCGCGGCCACACCGCTCGAATCCACGGCGCGTCAGCCCGGTTGGAGATCAACTCCTACACGAACGCCGACATGCTTCCCGAGTGGGACGACCCGAAGAGGTACCACCAGTTCCGCGAGCGCCCCGGCTTCTTCTATCAGTCACTCACGCGTGAGCACGGCCCCGTCCGGTGGATGACTCTGACGACGGCGCGCATCGCATACGAGGATGAACGGGCGCTGCTGGGGCTGGACTACGCCGAGGCCTTGCTGATCATCCGGCGCACAATGGCCCACGCCAACGGCCGTCCGATCGAGGTCACCGAGGTCAAGGCCCCCGCCAACCGCTACGAAATCGGCTATCACATCGAACTCGCCGACGACCCCGACGCAGACCTCACCCCGCAGGAGCTCAGCGACAACGGCATCGACCTCGTGATCTAG
- a CDS encoding helix-turn-helix domain-containing protein — MAAIGERIRSVRKRRGLTQQGLAELAGVSASLIRKLEQDARRDVRLETLRKIAVALKVPTTSLMIRHDAEPADEQTLDLWGPVRRALYGLEGPSLEAPTREGLGSALEASMPLWKQDRYSQIAAMLPVMLRDADALVDADLSARHVRGRLLHLVGWLMTQTRQFDEAEFALSRAMDDMNDPLDAAATVSTHCWLLLRQGRLNEARQMATQWADDVEPRISRATPHQLSAWGWLLLRSSAAAIRDNRPGEADDTIRLARTAAVAMGRDLTPDEDFLRTFGPITVAMKRVENSMIEDRPDKVLQLSQTIPVTDLRPTSNNRNRHLLDVAEAHRRMHRHSEAFDILQGVRRDAPEWLTNQRYARDILKGIIGRRRTLTSEMRDFADFVRLDY; from the coding sequence GTGGCCGCGATAGGCGAACGTATCCGCAGCGTCCGGAAGCGCCGGGGCCTGACTCAGCAGGGCCTCGCCGAGCTCGCCGGCGTGTCCGCCTCGCTCATCCGCAAGCTTGAGCAGGACGCCCGGAGGGATGTGCGGCTGGAAACGCTGCGCAAAATAGCGGTGGCCCTCAAGGTGCCGACAACCTCGCTGATGATCCGACACGACGCGGAGCCAGCCGACGAGCAGACTCTCGACCTGTGGGGGCCGGTACGGCGGGCGCTTTACGGCCTCGAAGGTCCGTCCTTAGAGGCGCCGACCCGAGAAGGACTGGGCTCCGCTCTGGAAGCGTCGATGCCGCTGTGGAAGCAGGACCGCTATTCGCAGATCGCGGCCATGCTGCCGGTGATGCTTCGGGACGCCGATGCACTGGTGGACGCGGACCTGTCGGCGCGCCACGTACGAGGCAGGCTGCTGCACCTTGTCGGCTGGCTGATGACCCAGACCCGCCAGTTCGACGAGGCCGAGTTCGCGCTGTCGCGGGCCATGGACGACATGAACGATCCCCTGGACGCAGCGGCGACGGTCAGCACGCATTGCTGGCTGCTCCTACGCCAGGGGCGACTCAACGAAGCTCGCCAGATGGCGACGCAGTGGGCCGACGACGTTGAGCCGCGTATCTCTCGTGCGACACCGCATCAGCTATCCGCCTGGGGCTGGCTACTGCTTCGCTCCTCGGCAGCCGCCATCCGCGACAACCGGCCCGGCGAGGCGGACGACACGATCCGTCTTGCCCGAACCGCGGCCGTCGCCATGGGACGCGACTTGACGCCGGATGAAGACTTCTTGCGCACCTTCGGCCCGATCACCGTCGCGATGAAGCGCGTGGAGAACTCCATGATCGAGGACCGGCCAGACAAGGTCCTCCAGCTCTCGCAGACGATTCCGGTTACGGACCTGCGGCCCACATCCAACAATCGGAACCGTCATCTCCTCGACGTGGCCGAGGCACACCGCCGGATGCACCGGCACAGCGAGGCCTTCGACATCTTGCAAGGCGTTCGACGTGACGCCCCGGAGTGGTTGACCAACCAGCGATACGCCCGAGACATCCTCAAGGGAATTATCGGCAGGCGCCGCACGCTCACCAGCGAAATGCGCGACTTCGCGGACTTTGTGCGGCTTGATTACTGA